CCTTTttgtattatacttatgctaaaatgtttattcaattctactgagccatttaacTTTGTTTGTCTTTATCTTTTATTTCTTATTGTCAAGAAGGAACCTGCGAGTAAGCATTTTATTGGCCGGTGAATACCATGTGCAttctgtacatacgactaataataAAAcatcaaacacaacacatcacttgGTAAATgcttaaatctatggcaagaccccCAACACCTCgagtatgtttacatgcacactaataattcgATATTAAACTGCTTATGGCAGTAGGCAGATTATGCAACAGTCGTGCAAACGCCTTACTCTGCCTACCTTAATCGGCGTACGGTCAAGATCGAAGGAAGCGTACGTCGgttaaaacacctggttttctgcGCCATCTTTCACGTTTATCAGGACATGTAAACGCCTTCCTCGGCGTTCCAGCGGTGCGTTTGATCTGCACGTGTTCGAGAACCAGCCAAGTGAAGCCTCCCttattttaaaagaataatgggcaaatattacaccatccaggtgtgcaaagctcttcgtTACctaagactcacagctgtaattactttttttcttcttccattTTAGGTATTGTGTCGATCAAtgacaacaaacaacaaaaaatCACAATGAAAtgaattttaatcccactttgtaacgcaACAGAATGTGAACAAATCCCAGGGGTGGCGGAATGCTTCTGATACCCTCTGTAGCTATGCTGTCTGAATAGTGACATGATACGCCTGAGGGAATTGAATTCTAATTGGGTATTGTTGGGGATAATATTGAATTACTGGAATGTACCTACAATTGGAATTGAGACGAACCTGGAATTTGAATTAAATTGAATTTACAGGGAGAGAGAATTTAATTAGACTTTAACATAAATATAATTATTTGTGCACTGtaaattgaccacaactaagcccaaTAAGAAATTGTATTTTAAAAATAACAATTTCATACCTTGATTCCATTTAGATACAAACATAACTTTATTtttgggaatacttgggaacattTTCGAAACTAATTTACCTGGTGATTCTagtctttttttaaatgattttatCTAAAAACAAAACATCCCTTTCGGGCAGGTTTTGCCCCGTGGGCCGCTTGTTTCCGACCCCTGATACTGTCTAAAATATGTCGAAACATTTACTAAATCAAAAAGGGTACTTTTTGAGATGGTCATGTTGAATAAATTGATTGTGTATTTCTAAATCTAGACAATTCTCCATATTTTAGGGCACACTATAATGAGTTGTTTTAAAAAGGGCCTAAAATGTCTACTTTCATCGTGATTTGTAAAAAGCATATCAAACATCCTTCCTCCCCAAAGTCTCTACGTGAGAATTGCCAGTGCAATCTAAGATACCAAATATATTTCTGGGCCTTCCTGTTGTGGAATCGCCCTAGTGAAGACACTGTCATTGGTCAtcaaaaccatttttttttttaaaacaacaaaaaacaagccAGGTTTTCATTTTAAGTCATTTGTTTTTTATGTTGCATTTCCCTGAGCTGGATCTTTTTGATGTTCTGTTTGTGTAACAGAGCAACTGAAGCGTACGGAGGAGGGTATGGACCAGATCAACCAGGATATGAGACAGGCTGAGAAGAACCTGACTGACCTGTCCAAGTGCTGTGGCCTCTGTGTCTGCCCCTGTGACAGGTAGCAAACTGTAACCTAACCTTTCAGCTACCTAACCTCACTTCTGTCTGCTACGCTGGAAATGAGTCATTGTaacttactgtactgtaccttctGTAGTGATCGCTCTGTTTCCTAGCATGTTTTAATCTATCTTCTCCTGAAGTTGTCCCCTGATTTTGATTGGCGGACTGAATGACTTTTATTGATCTTGTCCATCAGGGTAACGTCCATAGAGCATGACTCTAAGTACAAGCGTACCTGGGGAATTGGTGATGGTGGCAGtgcaggtggaggagagggagtggacaGCTCTGTGGTGTCCACTCAACCGGCAGGGATCCGTAATGGACAGGCCAACCAGCAGCAGTCCATGGGGGGACCTTACGTCAAGAGGTGAGTGAAGCCAGTCAACCATATAATACACACCTAGTTAGAATTTATTAGCCGGTCCCAAGTCACTCTTGCTTCCTTTGCCCTTTCAATGTTTGCAGATCTGTAAGGTGGCCGGCAATATGGTGGAAGGTCCATCGCTACATTGATTTTACTTATCTAGACCCTTCAGATCTGGTAAAACCGAAGGGTTTAGGGCCATCAAGCAAGAGCAAGAAGTCTCATGAAAATGCGTATGAGATTAGTAGATATTTATGTAAcgtgtccctttctctcccccaggATAACCAACGATGCTCGGgaggatgagatggaggagaATCTGGACCAGGTGGGCAGCATCATAGGCAACCTGAAGAACATGGCCATGGACATGGGCTCTGAGATAGACAAGCAGAACAAACATATCGACCGCATCACAGATAAGGTGGGTTGTCATCATAGCTGGGCTGTGTTATCCAATCCATACACTGCCTCACTCCTTACGCCTTTATTATACTGCGAGGCTCTCTTTCTATGGgctattttttttttctctcactaattggtctttggACAAATCTGATCAGCTCTGAATAAAATCTGTGATTGGACAAAACACCGAACCGGGCTGCCTGTATAAACGCAGCCATGGATGTCACCAGTATGCTCTGGAGGTCTTTGTGAGCAAAAGTTTGCCATGTTAGATCAATGCAAACTTCAGTCATTTAAGTGTGAAGAGATTatttgtaataaaaaaaaaatacagtttagtCTTTCACCTTCCTACACCTCAGATACCGTAGTCAAGTCTGTTGTATATTTCTCTAGTGTACCATGAGGCTGCCTAACGTTGGCCTCCACTGTCAAGGAAGTGCTACTGTTGCACTAAGTGATGGAAATGTAGACGTGTTCATCCACCTCTCACCTGgtgtctgtactgtctctctctctctctctctcaggcggACATGAACAAAGCGCGTATCGACGAAGCCAACCAGCGAGCTAACAAGCTCATCAAGTAGACCTACCTGCTCTCCCTTCAGCATCCACTTTGACTCTCTGCCTCAGCTTGCATGTGCACACATGTACAGACTAGTGTTTAAATATACAATACATACTCACACGCACACCTTGAACAAAGATAATCAACCAGCACAAAAATCCATTGAACCACACTTGCCTTCTCTGTAATGATATATGtaaatatgcacacacacactcttattgTGCCTTTTATGACGAGATGAAAGTCTTCGCCCGGGGCCCAATCCCTAGCATGTGACCCGGTGAATCACTTCTCCAGGCGTTGTGAGATCTGTGCCCATATTTATAAAGCGTCACAGAGTAGGAGTCCTAATGTGGGAGAAGTTGCGCAGGACGGGGGACCcgctcctagatcagcactcctaccctgAAAAGCTTTATTTATACAAGCCCTGATAATCTGCCGTGCGTTCTAGGAGTATAACGTGGAACGCCACCTGATTCACAGCCATATGCGTCTGTCGCCCCCCGGAGGTCTGAAGGTGTCACAGCGGCTGTATCCGCTTCGGGGTTTCCAGGGCAAGGTTGTGAGAGACGACGCTTTAGGTCATGGGTGTCAAACTATTTTTTTCCCGGGGGCCGCATTCGATCTTTAATGAGGTCCGGAGGGCCGCACTGAGAATCGGTTATATTTCCTCACCGTCAAAATTTGCTTTTGGCATTTTcgatgctccctgactgtctagctttcattttGGTGATTTATTGGTGAGCTGAACACTGTCAAGAAACTGTATAAATGTAGGTCCATTTAATCTTTACAGTTTTGATTTGGTGTTTGTCATTATAAAGTATATGGAGTTTGCTGGATCCCCCCCCATCCAGCCGTATGTTTAACACCCCTGCTTTAAATCCTGTAATTTGGTTCCTGGCTCTTGTAATTATTGTAATTGTATCCAATTGTTATTGTTTGAAATTATGTGCCTATTTAATTATTTGAATAAAGTTAGTTTTTTTAACCCCCCACCCCATTTATCCCCTTTTTAATGCAATGGTTGATCTATAAAGTTCTATGCTGGAAGAATTGTAGCAATACCTCTTTGATCAAGAGTAACAACTAATAT
This genomic stretch from Oncorhynchus keta strain PuntledgeMale-10-30-2019 chromosome 29, Oket_V2, whole genome shotgun sequence harbors:
- the LOC118362882 gene encoding synaptosomal-associated protein 23-like isoform X2: MADMSVEEITMRANQVTDESLESTRRMLQMAEESRQTGVNTIEMLDQQGEQLKRTEEGMDQINQDMRQAEKNLTDLSKCCGLCVCPCDRVTSIEHDSKYKRTWGIGDGGSAGGGEGVDSSVVSTQPAGIRNGQANQQQSMGGPYVKRITNDAREDEMEENLDQVGSIIGNLKNMAMDMGSEIDKQNKHIDRITDKADMNKARIDEANQRANKLIK
- the LOC118362882 gene encoding synaptosomal-associated protein 23-like isoform X1 — its product is MEWNGGKMNRPQSVELGVTGGTSNFDSSKMADMSVEEITMRANQVTDESLESTRRMLQMAEESRQTGVNTIEMLDQQGEQLKRTEEGMDQINQDMRQAEKNLTDLSKCCGLCVCPCDRVTSIEHDSKYKRTWGIGDGGSAGGGEGVDSSVVSTQPAGIRNGQANQQQSMGGPYVKRITNDAREDEMEENLDQVGSIIGNLKNMAMDMGSEIDKQNKHIDRITDKADMNKARIDEANQRANKLIK